From a single Mycolicibacterium mengxianglii genomic region:
- a CDS encoding 3'(2'),5'-bisphosphate nucleotidase CysQ gives MTDHELAARLATEAGELLLRVRDELADATADERKSAGDKRAHEFLVAALAAERPGDVVLSEEGADDSARLTAQRVWIVDPLDGTREFSELGRDDWAVHVALWQAGELVAGAVALPAQGMTLATPTVPAPPAGDGPPRVVVSRTRPPAVALAVRDALDGTLVEMGSAGAKVSAVVQGRADVYVHAGGQYEWDSAAPVAVARAAGLFTSRIDGSPLVYNQTDVSLPDLIVCRPELADAVLAVTRG, from the coding sequence GTGACCGATCACGAGCTGGCGGCACGGTTGGCCACCGAAGCCGGCGAGCTCCTGCTGCGAGTGCGCGACGAGCTGGCCGACGCTACCGCCGATGAGCGTAAGTCGGCTGGCGACAAGCGTGCTCATGAGTTCCTGGTGGCAGCATTGGCTGCCGAACGTCCCGGCGACGTGGTCCTGTCCGAGGAAGGTGCCGACGATTCGGCGCGGCTGACCGCGCAGCGGGTGTGGATCGTGGACCCGCTCGACGGCACCCGGGAGTTTTCCGAGCTCGGTCGTGACGACTGGGCGGTTCACGTCGCGCTGTGGCAGGCCGGTGAGTTGGTGGCCGGGGCCGTGGCTCTGCCGGCGCAAGGCATGACGCTGGCGACCCCGACGGTGCCGGCGCCGCCCGCAGGCGACGGCCCGCCCCGCGTGGTGGTGTCACGTACCAGGCCGCCGGCGGTGGCCCTGGCCGTGCGCGATGCACTCGACGGCACCTTGGTGGAGATGGGTTCAGCCGGTGCCAAGGTCTCGGCAGTGGTGCAGGGCCGCGCCGACGTCTACGTGCACGCCGGCGGGCAGTACGAATGGGATTCGGCCGCCCCGGTCGCTGTCGCGCGGGCGGCGGGTCTGTTCACCTCGCGTATCGACGGTTCACCGCTGGTCTACAACCAGACCGACGTGTCGCTGCCCGATCTGATCGTGTGCCGGCCCGAGCTCGCCGACGCGGTGCTGGCCGTCACCCGCGGCTGA
- a CDS encoding TDT family transporter, whose amino-acid sequence MAAAEPNKTNPRREILGNLGPNWFSSVMGTGIVATAGAMLPIHVPGLRGFALVVWFIASVLLVVLAVAVGGHWLRNPTVARTHGRNPQMAHFYGAAPMALMTVGAGAVLVGSDLIGERAAVDLHWVLWTAGTLGGLFTALTIPYLMFTQHAVEPDAAFGGWLMPVVPPMVSAATGALLIPHMQPGAGRATMLYGCYALFGLSLMASLVIITMIWSRLAHYGTSGTARVPTLWIVLGPLGQSITAAGLLGTQAGLAAPAEVASGMYVFGILFGVPVWGFAVLWIGLATALTVRTLRRGMPFALTWWSLTFPVGTFVTGTTQLAAHTGLPMFRVCAVVAFVGLLLTWVLVALRTARGSVRGNLFLPAANAGPVRASKDPTA is encoded by the coding sequence GTGGCTGCAGCAGAACCGAACAAGACGAACCCGCGCCGGGAGATCCTGGGCAACCTGGGGCCGAACTGGTTCTCCTCGGTGATGGGCACCGGCATCGTCGCGACCGCCGGCGCGATGCTGCCGATCCATGTCCCCGGGCTGCGCGGGTTCGCGCTGGTGGTCTGGTTTATCGCGTCGGTGCTGCTGGTTGTGCTGGCCGTGGCCGTGGGCGGGCACTGGCTGCGCAACCCCACTGTGGCCCGCACCCACGGGCGCAATCCGCAGATGGCGCATTTCTACGGCGCCGCACCGATGGCCCTGATGACGGTGGGTGCCGGCGCCGTGCTGGTGGGTAGCGACCTCATCGGCGAGCGTGCCGCCGTCGACCTGCACTGGGTGTTGTGGACCGCAGGCACCCTCGGGGGTCTGTTCACCGCGCTGACGATCCCCTACCTGATGTTCACCCAACACGCGGTGGAACCGGATGCCGCTTTCGGAGGCTGGCTGATGCCCGTCGTTCCGCCGATGGTGTCGGCTGCCACCGGGGCGCTGCTCATTCCGCACATGCAGCCCGGCGCGGGGCGGGCGACGATGCTGTACGGCTGCTACGCGCTGTTCGGTCTGTCACTGATGGCCTCATTGGTCATCATCACGATGATCTGGAGTCGACTCGCCCACTACGGGACGTCGGGCACCGCGCGGGTGCCCACACTGTGGATCGTCTTGGGACCCCTCGGACAATCCATCACCGCCGCCGGGCTCCTCGGCACGCAGGCCGGGCTCGCGGCTCCCGCCGAGGTGGCGTCCGGCATGTATGTCTTCGGCATCCTGTTCGGTGTGCCGGTGTGGGGATTCGCGGTGTTGTGGATCGGCTTGGCGACAGCATTGACCGTGCGCACCCTGCGGCGCGGCATGCCGTTTGCCTTGACGTGGTGGAGCCTGACGTTCCCGGTCGGCACCTTTGTCACCGGCACCACCCAGCTGGCCGCGCACACCGGACTGCCGATGTTCCGGGTGTGCGCGGTGGTGGCGTTTGTCGGCCTGTTGCTGACGTGGGTGCTGGTGGCGCTGCGTACCGCGCGGGGCAGCGTGCGCGGCAACCTGTTTCTGCCTGCTGCCAACGCCGGGCCGGTGCGGGCCAGTAAGGACCCGACCGCCTGA
- a CDS encoding alpha-hydroxy-acid oxidizing protein — translation MTQPNYGAYQYEIYFAGLTGVQPALPMTYPEWEARAEQALPPSVWSYVAGGAGDETTQDVNVTAFRQWGLIPRMLVGAKERDLSVELWGTRWPVPVFLAPIGVIGLCTQDGHGDLATARAAARTTAPMFASTLMADPLEAAAAEFGDTPGFFQLYCPTDRDLAQSLVSRAEAAGYTGIVVTLDTWVPGWRPRDLAGANFPQLRGKCLANYTSDPVFREKCGVDAATIDADPRSVVPYWAGIFGNPLTWDDLPWLRSLTTLPLILKGICHPEDARRAIDHGVDGIYCSTHGGRQANGGLPAIDCLPAVVAAAGDVPVLFDSGVRSGAEVVKALALGASAVGIGRPYAYGAALGGTDGIVHVVRSILAETDLIMAVDGYPALSDLTPEALRRVH, via the coding sequence ATGACCCAGCCCAATTACGGTGCCTACCAATACGAGATCTACTTCGCCGGCCTCACTGGGGTGCAGCCGGCACTGCCGATGACCTACCCCGAATGGGAGGCCCGCGCCGAACAGGCATTGCCGCCCTCGGTCTGGTCCTACGTCGCCGGAGGAGCCGGAGACGAAACCACTCAGGACGTCAACGTCACGGCTTTTCGGCAGTGGGGGCTGATCCCACGGATGCTGGTGGGTGCCAAGGAGCGAGACCTCTCGGTCGAGCTGTGGGGCACCCGCTGGCCGGTGCCGGTGTTCTTGGCGCCCATCGGGGTCATCGGGCTGTGCACCCAGGACGGTCACGGCGACCTGGCGACGGCTCGGGCGGCGGCGCGTACCACAGCACCGATGTTCGCCTCGACCTTGATGGCCGACCCTCTGGAGGCCGCGGCCGCCGAATTCGGTGACACCCCAGGCTTTTTCCAGCTGTACTGCCCGACTGACCGCGACCTGGCCCAGAGCCTGGTCAGCCGCGCCGAAGCGGCCGGGTACACCGGCATCGTCGTCACCCTGGACACCTGGGTTCCCGGTTGGCGTCCGCGTGACCTGGCAGGCGCCAACTTCCCGCAGCTGCGCGGCAAGTGCCTGGCCAACTACACCAGCGACCCGGTTTTCCGCGAGAAATGCGGGGTGGACGCCGCGACCATCGATGCGGATCCGCGCTCGGTGGTGCCGTACTGGGCCGGCATCTTCGGCAACCCGCTCACCTGGGACGACCTGCCGTGGCTACGGTCGCTGACCACGCTGCCGCTCATCCTCAAGGGCATCTGTCATCCCGAAGACGCCAGGCGGGCAATCGATCACGGCGTCGACGGGATCTACTGCTCGACCCACGGCGGCCGGCAGGCCAACGGCGGGTTGCCTGCTATCGACTGCCTGCCTGCGGTGGTCGCGGCGGCCGGTGACGTGCCGGTGCTGTTCGACTCCGGAGTGCGCTCCGGCGCCGAGGTGGTCAAGGCTCTGGCCCTGGGTGCCAGCGCCGTCGGGATCGGCCGGCCCTATGCCTATGGGGCGGCGCTGGGCGGCACCGACGGAATCGTGCACGTCGTGCGGTCCATCCTGGCCGAGACCGATCTGATCATGGCTGTGGACGGCTACCCGGCGCTAAGCGATCTGACCCCGGAAGCGCTGCGCCGAGTGCACTGA
- a CDS encoding Rrf2 family transcriptional regulator: MRMSAKAEYAVRAMVQLATVHDGVLVKTEELANAQSIPPQFLVDILSALRTDRLVRSHRGRDGGYELGRPADRISIADVLRCIDGPLASVRDIGLGDLPYSGPTAALTDVWRALRASMRSVLEETTLADVATGALPTHVTGLADDYRIQESERGHRRPTA; the protein is encoded by the coding sequence ATGCGGATGTCGGCCAAAGCGGAGTACGCCGTGCGGGCGATGGTCCAGTTGGCCACGGTGCACGACGGTGTACTCGTCAAAACCGAGGAATTGGCCAACGCCCAGAGCATTCCGCCGCAATTCCTGGTCGACATCTTGTCCGCGCTGCGCACCGATCGGCTGGTGCGCAGCCACCGCGGCCGCGACGGCGGCTACGAGCTGGGGCGTCCGGCGGACCGGATCAGCATCGCCGACGTGCTGCGGTGTATCGACGGGCCACTGGCCAGCGTGCGCGATATCGGCCTGGGGGACCTGCCCTATTCGGGTCCGACGGCGGCGTTGACCGACGTGTGGCGGGCACTGCGGGCAAGCATGCGCTCGGTGCTGGAGGAGACCACGTTGGCCGATGTCGCCACCGGTGCCTTGCCCACACACGTCACCGGGTTGGCCGACGACTATCGCATCCAGGAGTCTGAACGCGGCCACCGCCGACCGACAGCCTGA
- a CDS encoding DUF4097 family beta strand repeat-containing protein, which translates to MNHPVDSPDLVAVPATPPPALSPGTRTALRAAVVIVAVLLLLGGIGGLAAAAVGVGNIRVVADTQPLPATMRSLTLDTTAAPMAVRIKPDPDAREPRVEVRLVNGRGAEERSLDITSGPDADTRITVRGSAPDWMKWARAGELTVVVPPQLGRRLTVTTEQELGVLEVDADLDRLVARSSSGAVILRGSARSVQAEVRHGAVIADAPILVREAFSANVTEGDISVDFRGVAPRTVEVSSSDGDVTLGLPGDGPYLVSATSGPDYDAAVVRVPQTTNRDEAESVVTARASGGDVVIDGVD; encoded by the coding sequence ATGAACCACCCGGTTGACTCACCCGACCTCGTTGCCGTCCCCGCCACCCCGCCACCGGCGTTGTCCCCCGGCACCCGCACCGCACTGCGCGCCGCCGTCGTCATCGTGGCGGTCCTGCTGCTGCTGGGCGGTATCGGCGGGCTGGCCGCCGCGGCGGTCGGCGTCGGCAATATCCGGGTGGTCGCCGACACCCAGCCACTCCCGGCGACCATGCGCTCGCTGACCCTGGACACCACCGCCGCACCGATGGCGGTGCGGATCAAGCCTGACCCCGACGCCCGGGAGCCTCGCGTCGAAGTGCGCCTGGTCAATGGTCGCGGCGCCGAGGAACGCTCGCTGGACATCACTTCCGGGCCGGACGCCGACACTCGCATCACGGTCCGCGGTTCGGCACCCGACTGGATGAAGTGGGCTCGTGCCGGCGAACTCACCGTTGTGGTGCCGCCGCAGCTGGGCCGGCGGTTGACCGTCACCACCGAGCAAGAACTCGGCGTGCTGGAGGTGGACGCCGATCTGGACCGCCTGGTGGCGCGCAGCAGCAGTGGGGCGGTGATCCTGCGCGGATCCGCTCGCAGCGTGCAGGCTGAGGTCCGCCACGGCGCGGTCATCGCCGATGCTCCGATCCTGGTGCGGGAAGCGTTCTCCGCCAACGTCACCGAGGGTGATATCAGCGTCGACTTCCGTGGTGTCGCGCCCCGCACAGTGGAGGTCTCCTCCTCCGACGGCGACGTCACGCTCGGGTTGCCGGGCGACGGGCCCTATCTGGTGAGCGCGACGTCGGGTCCGGACTACGACGCAGCCGTGGTCCGGGTGCCGCAGACGACCAACCGTGACGAGGCGGAATCGGTGGTGACGGCACGCGCCTCAGGCGGCGACGTGGTGATCGACGGTGTGGACTGA
- the cysN gene encoding sulfate adenylyltransferase subunit CysN translates to MSTLLRIATAGSVDDGKSTLIGRLLFDSKAVMEDQLASVERTSRERGHDYTDLALVTDGLRSEREQGITIDVAYRYFATARRKFIIADTPGHIQYTRNMVTGTSTAQLAIVLVDARHGLLEQSRRHAFLASLLGIRHIVLAVNKMDLIDWDQTRFEEIRDEFHAFAARLDIHDVTTIPMSALQGDNVVTKSASTPWYDGPALLSHLEEVYIAGDRNLVDVRFPVQYVIRPQTREHADHRSYAGTVASGVMRPGDEVVVLPAGKSSRITAIDGPTGPVEEAFPPMAVSISLADDIDISRGDMIVRTNNQPHASQEFDATVCWMSDDAALEPGRDYVIKHTTRTTRVRVTALDYRLDVNTLHRDKSATALKLNELGRVTLRTQQPLLLDEYSRNAATGSFILIDPDTNGTVAAGMVRDTTPVATRTATPNTVRHQSLVSTEDRLSKGRTVWFTGLSGSGKSSVAVLVEQKLLEKGCPAYVLDGDNLRHGLNADLGFSMGDRAENLRRLAHVATLMADSGLTVLVPAISPLEEHRELARGVHIAQGFDFFEVFLDTPLQDCERRDPKGLYAKARAGELTHFTGIDSPYQRPKNPDLRLTPEHTPEELAQQVIDLLGAHS, encoded by the coding sequence CCGCGAACGCGGTCACGACTACACCGACCTGGCCCTGGTGACCGACGGGCTGCGCAGTGAGCGTGAGCAGGGCATCACCATCGACGTGGCCTACCGCTACTTCGCCACCGCCAGACGCAAATTCATCATCGCCGACACCCCCGGACACATCCAGTACACCCGCAACATGGTGACCGGCACGTCCACCGCGCAGCTGGCGATCGTGCTCGTCGACGCCCGCCACGGCCTGCTGGAGCAGTCCCGGCGGCACGCGTTCCTGGCCTCGCTGCTCGGTATCCGGCACATCGTGCTGGCCGTCAACAAGATGGACCTGATCGATTGGGACCAAACGCGATTCGAGGAGATCCGCGACGAGTTCCACGCATTCGCCGCCCGGCTGGACATCCACGATGTGACCACCATCCCGATGTCGGCGCTCCAAGGCGACAACGTGGTGACCAAGTCGGCCAGCACCCCCTGGTATGACGGGCCGGCACTGCTGAGCCATCTCGAAGAGGTCTACATCGCCGGTGACCGCAACCTGGTGGACGTGCGATTCCCGGTGCAGTACGTCATCCGGCCGCAGACCCGGGAGCATGCCGATCACCGAAGTTACGCCGGAACCGTGGCCAGCGGCGTCATGCGCCCCGGCGACGAGGTGGTGGTGTTGCCCGCCGGAAAGTCCAGCCGTATCACCGCGATTGACGGCCCGACAGGCCCGGTTGAGGAGGCGTTCCCGCCGATGGCCGTGTCGATCAGCCTTGCCGACGACATCGACATCTCCCGCGGCGACATGATCGTCCGGACCAACAACCAGCCGCACGCCAGCCAGGAATTCGACGCCACCGTGTGCTGGATGTCCGACGATGCGGCGCTGGAACCCGGCCGCGATTACGTCATCAAACACACCACCAGGACCACCAGGGTCCGCGTGACGGCACTCGATTACCGACTCGATGTCAACACCCTGCACCGGGACAAATCGGCAACGGCGTTGAAGCTCAACGAACTCGGCCGGGTCACGCTGCGTACCCAGCAGCCGCTGCTGCTCGACGAGTATTCGCGCAACGCGGCCACCGGGTCGTTCATCCTGATCGATCCCGACACCAACGGCACCGTCGCGGCCGGCATGGTGCGCGACACCACGCCGGTGGCCACCCGCACCGCCACACCGAACACCGTGCGCCATCAGTCGCTGGTGTCCACCGAGGACCGGCTCTCGAAGGGGCGCACGGTGTGGTTCACCGGGCTCTCCGGTTCCGGGAAGTCGTCGGTGGCCGTGCTGGTCGAGCAGAAGCTACTCGAAAAAGGCTGCCCCGCTTATGTTCTCGACGGGGACAATCTGCGGCACGGGCTCAACGCCGACCTCGGTTTCTCGATGGGCGATCGCGCGGAGAACCTGCGCCGGCTGGCGCACGTCGCGACGCTGATGGCCGACTCCGGGCTGACAGTGCTGGTCCCCGCTATCAGTCCGCTGGAAGAGCACCGGGAATTGGCCCGTGGTGTGCACATCGCACAGGGATTCGACTTCTTCGAGGTGTTCCTGGACACCCCGCTGCAGGACTGCGAGCGTCGAGATCCCAAGGGGCTGTATGCCAAGGCCCGCGCCGGTGAGCTCACGCATTTCACCGGTATCGACAGCCCGTATCAGCGGCCGAAGAATCCTGATCTGCGACTGACCCCCGAGCACACGCCAGAGGAGTTGGCGCAACAGGTGATCGACCTGTTGGGTGCGCACTCGTGA
- a CDS encoding response regulator transcription factor → MRIVIAEDSALLRAGIERILTDSGHEVVAGVPDATNLLKLVNDTQPDLAILDVRMPPTFTDEGIRAAALLRSQNPESAVLVLSHYVEERYAADLIASDTRGFGYLLKDRVADVPAFLTAVQTVGSGGTVLDPEVVSQILVRSQRHKPLEKLTPRERDVLQLMAEGKTNSAIAAALWISTGSAEKHIASIFTKFNLAPGESENRRVLAVLRYLES, encoded by the coding sequence ATGCGCATCGTGATCGCCGAAGACTCCGCGCTGCTGCGGGCCGGCATCGAACGGATCCTCACCGATTCCGGGCACGAGGTGGTCGCCGGCGTGCCGGATGCGACGAACCTGCTCAAGCTCGTCAACGACACTCAACCGGACCTGGCGATCCTCGACGTGCGGATGCCGCCGACGTTCACCGACGAAGGGATCCGCGCCGCGGCGCTGCTGCGCAGCCAGAACCCGGAGTCAGCGGTGCTGGTGCTGTCGCACTACGTCGAGGAACGTTATGCCGCCGACCTGATTGCCTCCGACACCCGCGGGTTCGGCTACCTGCTCAAGGACCGGGTGGCCGATGTGCCGGCGTTTCTGACCGCCGTCCAGACCGTCGGCTCCGGCGGCACCGTGCTGGACCCTGAAGTCGTCTCACAGATCCTGGTGCGGTCGCAGCGACACAAGCCGCTGGAAAAGCTGACCCCCCGGGAACGCGACGTGCTGCAGCTGATGGCGGAGGGCAAAACCAACTCGGCGATCGCCGCGGCGTTGTGGATCTCCACCGGCTCGGCCGAGAAGCACATCGCGTCCATCTTCACGAAATTCAACCTGGCCCCCGGCGAGAGCGAGAACCGTCGTGTGCTGGCAGTGCTGCGCTATCTCGAGTCCTGA
- a CDS encoding sensor histidine kinase — protein MVVADSVMLAAEPESEAEPEPRTGRTRRLSPHIGVVPTASMVTGAALATVWFWVPLVILIVGISAIPSGIGFVLAAVVFTYLMRGVDRVERVRSEAVFGLAIPVPPRRLSHYTGIQGWLHQLWLDISSSRFWKGCAHHYLRMIYDMAATGLAFLLTAIAVLGPAAAIAVDGSAAAAGLKFLPPPLAWLLAVIALAAAVAVLVFAPALDVRIDRWLLSPSSTAVLQHQVNALADARQGAVSSAQTERHRIERDLHDSVQPRLVSLAMTIGLAQTKLDTDLPAARNLIDEAHNDAKQALAELRNVVRGIAPTILSDRGLDAALSSVVQRAETSGVPTTLDLYLPRRLPDEVEAVAYFVVAEALTNVAKHAHANQAVVTVRLDETAGQLHVSVFDDGRGGAAYPVDGIDNPDATGLRGLEERVRAAGGTFAVSSPATGPTIVTAVVPCAS, from the coding sequence ATGGTTGTTGCAGACAGCGTGATGCTCGCCGCCGAGCCCGAGTCCGAGGCCGAGCCCGAGCCCAGGACCGGCCGCACCCGGCGGCTCAGCCCGCACATCGGTGTGGTGCCGACGGCTTCGATGGTCACCGGCGCGGCATTGGCGACGGTGTGGTTCTGGGTTCCGTTGGTGATCCTGATCGTGGGGATCTCCGCGATCCCGTCCGGTATCGGTTTTGTACTGGCCGCAGTGGTGTTCACGTACCTGATGCGCGGTGTCGACCGGGTGGAACGAGTGCGCAGCGAAGCGGTCTTCGGTCTGGCGATTCCCGTCCCGCCGCGGCGGTTGTCGCACTACACCGGCATCCAGGGCTGGCTGCACCAGCTCTGGCTCGATATCAGCAGCTCCCGCTTCTGGAAGGGCTGCGCCCACCACTATCTTCGGATGATCTATGACATGGCGGCCACCGGTTTGGCGTTCCTGCTCACCGCGATCGCCGTGCTCGGACCGGCCGCGGCCATCGCGGTGGACGGCAGTGCCGCCGCTGCCGGACTCAAGTTCCTGCCGCCCCCACTGGCCTGGCTGCTCGCGGTCATCGCGCTGGCCGCCGCCGTCGCGGTCCTGGTGTTCGCGCCGGCCCTGGACGTCAGGATCGACCGCTGGTTGTTGTCTCCGTCCTCGACGGCGGTGCTGCAGCATCAGGTCAACGCACTGGCCGACGCCCGGCAGGGCGCCGTGTCCTCCGCTCAGACCGAACGGCACCGCATCGAACGCGATCTGCACGACAGCGTGCAGCCCCGGTTGGTGTCGCTGGCCATGACGATCGGTCTGGCTCAGACCAAGCTCGACACCGATCTACCCGCCGCCAGGAACCTGATCGACGAGGCGCACAACGACGCCAAACAGGCTCTGGCTGAGCTGCGCAACGTGGTGCGCGGGATAGCGCCGACCATCCTGTCCGACCGGGGGCTGGACGCCGCCCTGTCGTCGGTAGTGCAGCGCGCCGAAACATCTGGTGTGCCAACCACATTGGATCTATATCTTCCGCGCAGGTTGCCGGACGAGGTGGAGGCCGTCGCGTATTTTGTTGTCGCCGAGGCACTTACCAACGTCGCCAAGCATGCCCACGCCAACCAGGCGGTGGTCACCGTGCGCCTCGACGAGACGGCCGGGCAACTGCACGTCTCGGTGTTCGACGACGGCCGCGGTGGTGCGGCATATCCGGTGGACGGCATCGACAACCCTGATGCGACCGGCCTGCGCGGGCTCGAAGAGCGGGTGCGCGCAGCCGGCGGGACCTTCGCGGTCTCCAGCCCGGCGACCGGTCCCACCATCGTCACCGCGGTGGTGCCATGCGCATCGTGA
- a CDS encoding cysteine hydrolase family protein yields MSETLRNLAGLPAQPASLADSTLILIDCQNTYTTGTMELEGVQAALDEAAVLLDRARTAGVPVIHIQHTDGPGSLYDIEGESGAIVAQVAPRGDEPVVVKSYPNSFVETDLEQRLKALGSTNLVLAGFMTHMCVNSTARGAFNLGYAPTVVASATATRALPGVEGTVPAAALQAASLAALSDLFAVVVPGVAAVPD; encoded by the coding sequence ATGAGTGAGACGTTGCGTAACCTGGCCGGACTGCCGGCCCAACCGGCGAGCCTGGCCGACTCCACGCTCATCCTGATCGACTGCCAGAACACCTACACCACCGGAACGATGGAACTCGAGGGTGTGCAAGCCGCACTCGACGAGGCAGCGGTACTGCTGGACCGGGCCCGCACCGCGGGCGTCCCGGTGATCCACATCCAACACACCGACGGCCCCGGGTCGCTCTACGACATCGAGGGTGAGTCCGGTGCCATCGTTGCCCAGGTGGCCCCGCGCGGCGACGAACCGGTGGTGGTGAAGTCCTACCCCAACTCGTTCGTGGAGACCGATCTGGAACAGCGGCTCAAAGCGCTCGGTTCCACCAACCTGGTGCTGGCCGGCTTCATGACGCACATGTGTGTCAACTCCACCGCCCGCGGTGCGTTCAACCTCGGTTACGCGCCGACTGTGGTCGCCTCGGCCACGGCGACGCGCGCACTGCCGGGGGTCGAGGGCACAGTGCCGGCGGCCGCATTGCAGGCGGCCAGCCTCGCCGCGCTGTCGGACCTTTTCGCCGTCGTCGTCCCCGGGGTGGCAGCGGTCCCGGACTGA
- a CDS encoding LLM class flavin-dependent oxidoreductase, whose amino-acid sequence MTMPVMEPELDAAVLKSWATTVDDGPFSSLCWGERIAFENPDSLTLLGALSAWTDRVQLVTTVIVPQLHDPVMLAKALATGDMLSNGRLTVGIGVGGRHEDYHAVSADPATQTMRGMAQRVDVMRRVWAQEKLTDSVLPVGPLPTRPGGPPLLVGTIGPRTVRSAAAWADGMAGTTLDLDLDKQNELFEVARQAWAAAGKPKPHLATSFWFALGPEASARAQVHTHLRRYMNWIPAEFVDAMAPDTGWAGTEDDLAATLRRFAEIGTDEVHLIPTSADLDQLRRVADVVKDFS is encoded by the coding sequence ATGACGATGCCGGTGATGGAACCGGAACTGGACGCTGCGGTGCTCAAATCCTGGGCCACCACCGTTGACGACGGACCGTTTTCGTCGCTGTGCTGGGGGGAGCGGATCGCGTTCGAGAACCCGGACAGTCTGACGCTGCTCGGTGCGCTCAGCGCGTGGACCGACCGGGTACAGCTGGTGACGACGGTGATCGTGCCGCAACTGCACGACCCGGTGATGCTGGCCAAGGCGCTGGCCACCGGCGACATGCTGAGCAATGGCCGGCTCACCGTCGGGATCGGGGTCGGCGGCCGACACGAGGACTACCACGCCGTCAGCGCCGACCCGGCAACGCAGACGATGCGGGGAATGGCCCAGCGGGTCGACGTCATGCGCCGGGTGTGGGCTCAGGAGAAGCTCACCGACTCCGTGCTGCCCGTCGGCCCGCTGCCCACCCGCCCGGGCGGCCCACCTCTGCTGGTCGGGACCATCGGGCCCAGGACCGTACGCAGCGCCGCCGCGTGGGCTGACGGGATGGCAGGCACCACACTGGATCTCGACCTCGACAAGCAGAACGAGCTGTTCGAGGTGGCACGGCAGGCCTGGGCAGCGGCCGGCAAGCCGAAACCCCATCTGGCGACGTCATTCTGGTTCGCCCTGGGACCCGAGGCGAGCGCCCGGGCGCAGGTGCACACCCATCTGCGCCGCTACATGAACTGGATCCCCGCCGAATTCGTCGACGCGATGGCCCCGGACACCGGCTGGGCCGGCACCGAAGACGACCTGGCCGCCACGCTGCGGCGGTTCGCCGAGATCGGCACCGACGAGGTGCATCTGATTCCGACCAGTGCCGACCTGGATCAACTCCGCCGAGTCGCCGATGTGGTGAAGGACTTCTCATGA
- a CDS encoding VOC family protein has product MPITPTSIAHIRLTVTDIERSRQFYESVFGWPVLLEMPEGADDATKARYEFLFGGVIYDIGHGLIGLRPAARDGDRFDENRPGLDHLAFMLDSKADIDAAAAHLDELGIARRPVKDIGPAYILEFRDPDNIALELSAPK; this is encoded by the coding sequence ATGCCGATCACCCCGACCTCGATAGCCCATATCCGGTTGACCGTCACCGATATCGAACGCTCGCGGCAGTTCTACGAATCGGTGTTCGGATGGCCCGTCCTGCTGGAGATGCCCGAGGGAGCCGACGATGCCACGAAGGCGCGCTACGAGTTCCTGTTCGGCGGCGTCATCTATGACATCGGACATGGCCTGATCGGGCTGCGGCCGGCGGCGCGGGACGGTGACCGGTTCGACGAGAACCGCCCCGGACTCGATCACCTGGCGTTCATGCTCGACAGCAAGGCCGATATCGATGCCGCGGCCGCGCACCTCGACGAGCTCGGCATCGCGCGGCGACCGGTGAAGGACATCGGCCCCGCCTACATCCTGGAATTCCGCGATCCCGACAACATCGCCCTGGAGCTCTCGGCACCGAAGTGA